One region of Brachybacterium saurashtrense genomic DNA includes:
- a CDS encoding glycoside hydrolase family 3 protein, translating to MSSSPGPAAPAPAPSPADARRLAAARMLVAQMTLAERTAMLHQHSPGVPRLGLAPFVTGTEGVHGVAWKGLATQFPQPVGMAASWDPALMSAAAAVTSVEVRELHAADPRVSLSVWAPVVNTLRHPLWGRTEEAYTEDPLLNAELATGFAHGLRGPGETWRTVPTLKHFLAYSNETDRCVTDSQLSPRVLHEYELPGFVEPVARGVAGSVMLSYNLVNGRPAHITDLLETQLRALLPDPDLLFVVTDAGAPSNLFRAEKVVPDAAEAYAAMLRAGADSFTDHDADPTESIRALTEALERGLIETAHVDRAVVRQLVARARTGELDSLPGFGPDVRDDGTPPTAGSHAVGSHAVGSPAAESHAAPAGAGTATAADATSAPSTRAARRALSREVATRCAVLLAQRAPRALPLPGRRVAVLGEQAHTVLRDWYSGDLHDPVPLAHALADRAHDPQEVRSSRLLERIGLEVVSTGGQPGLPAGAAAGDPVLRGTDSSLRCSRPAADGPAPALPGPAEFEVLDLGEDVLALRETSTGLLVTADDRGQLVAAAERIGGWVVQETFRRTLDGDGTWTLQHTGSGRFVGVEHHTGALVLRSALPSTAARLRPTVHAGIEEQFRAATEGAEAVVLVLGNDPHVHGRETEDRPHARLMAPDRAAAERLAALGEDVPTVLVITSSYPYDLEGLEERVGAVVWSSHAGEAEGEALADLLTGARSFSGRLAQTWPDSSPLPSVLDYDVIGAGATYLYGQGARFPFGHGLALDTPHWSAPEIAADGEHLSVALTLSAPEERRTAGPLHDVVQVYADVPASSFSRRRVQTPATRLLGFATVEVPEAGAREVQLRIPWRRLALYAPDLETWELPDGPVTVRLARSSTRTEARADVQVPAAPCPEPPAGEVIPAHRAERLVGLSYGPATLLTGTELRPRSAAPGTAEFVLPAGTEVVELLTAPRTTGALASRAGTAELIDPEAADPSAAPALPLPHQVAADGARPTGRVRVRLSGPLALRGLRVARP from the coding sequence ATGAGCTCCTCTCCCGGCCCCGCCGCCCCGGCGCCCGCGCCCTCGCCCGCCGACGCCCGCCGTCTCGCTGCGGCCCGCATGCTCGTCGCGCAGATGACCCTCGCCGAACGGACGGCGATGCTCCACCAGCACTCCCCCGGCGTGCCGCGCCTGGGGCTGGCACCGTTCGTCACCGGCACCGAGGGAGTGCACGGCGTGGCCTGGAAGGGACTCGCCACCCAGTTCCCGCAGCCGGTGGGCATGGCCGCCAGCTGGGACCCCGCCCTGATGAGCGCCGCGGCCGCGGTCACGAGCGTCGAGGTGCGCGAGCTCCACGCGGCGGATCCGCGGGTGAGCCTGAGCGTCTGGGCGCCGGTGGTGAACACGCTGCGCCATCCGCTGTGGGGCCGCACCGAGGAGGCCTACACCGAGGACCCGCTGCTGAACGCCGAGCTCGCCACGGGCTTCGCGCACGGCCTGCGCGGACCCGGCGAGACCTGGCGGACGGTCCCCACCCTGAAGCACTTCCTCGCCTACTCGAACGAGACGGATCGCTGCGTGACGGATTCGCAGCTCTCCCCCCGGGTGCTGCACGAGTACGAGCTGCCCGGGTTCGTCGAGCCCGTCGCACGAGGGGTGGCGGGCTCGGTGATGCTCTCGTACAACCTGGTCAACGGCCGTCCCGCCCACATCACGGATCTCCTCGAGACCCAGCTGCGGGCGCTCCTGCCGGATCCTGATCTGCTGTTCGTGGTGACGGATGCCGGAGCGCCGTCCAACCTCTTCCGCGCCGAGAAGGTGGTGCCGGACGCCGCGGAGGCGTACGCGGCGATGCTGCGCGCGGGCGCGGACTCCTTCACCGATCACGACGCCGATCCCACCGAGTCGATCCGTGCGCTCACCGAGGCGCTCGAGCGAGGGCTGATCGAGACCGCGCACGTCGACCGGGCCGTGGTGCGGCAGCTGGTGGCGCGGGCGCGCACCGGGGAGCTGGATTCCCTGCCGGGCTTCGGGCCCGACGTCCGCGACGACGGGACCCCGCCCACCGCGGGATCGCACGCCGTGGGATCCCACGCCGTGGGATCGCCCGCCGCGGAATCGCACGCCGCGCCGGCGGGCGCCGGGACGGCGACCGCCGCGGACGCGACGTCGGCCCCGAGCACCCGCGCGGCGCGTCGGGCCCTGTCCCGCGAGGTGGCGACGCGCTGCGCGGTGCTGCTCGCCCAGCGCGCCCCCCGGGCGCTCCCCCTGCCCGGCCGGCGGGTCGCGGTGCTGGGCGAGCAGGCGCACACCGTGCTGCGCGACTGGTACAGCGGCGATCTGCACGACCCGGTGCCGCTGGCGCATGCGCTCGCCGATCGCGCCCATGACCCGCAGGAGGTGCGTTCCTCCCGTCTGCTCGAGCGGATCGGCCTGGAGGTCGTGAGCACGGGCGGCCAGCCCGGGCTCCCCGCGGGCGCCGCCGCCGGCGACCCCGTGCTGCGGGGGACCGACTCCTCCCTGCGATGCTCCCGCCCGGCGGCCGACGGGCCCGCCCCCGCGCTGCCGGGCCCCGCCGAGTTCGAGGTCCTCGACCTCGGCGAGGACGTCCTCGCACTGCGGGAGACCTCCACCGGACTCCTGGTCACTGCCGACGACCGCGGCCAGCTGGTCGCCGCCGCCGAGCGGATCGGCGGCTGGGTGGTGCAGGAGACCTTCCGCAGGACCCTCGACGGCGACGGCACCTGGACTCTCCAGCACACCGGCAGCGGCCGGTTCGTCGGGGTCGAGCACCACACGGGGGCGCTCGTGCTGCGCAGCGCCCTGCCCTCCACCGCGGCGCGGCTGCGTCCCACGGTGCACGCCGGCATCGAAGAGCAGTTCCGTGCCGCGACCGAGGGGGCGGAGGCCGTGGTGCTGGTGCTCGGCAACGACCCCCACGTGCACGGCCGCGAGACCGAGGACCGACCCCACGCCCGCCTCATGGCGCCGGATCGCGCGGCCGCGGAGCGGCTCGCCGCCCTGGGCGAGGACGTCCCGACGGTCCTGGTGATCACCTCCTCCTACCCCTACGACCTCGAGGGGCTCGAGGAGCGGGTGGGCGCGGTGGTGTGGTCCTCCCACGCCGGCGAGGCAGAGGGCGAGGCCCTCGCGGACCTGCTCACCGGGGCGCGGAGCTTCTCCGGGCGTCTCGCGCAGACCTGGCCGGACTCCTCGCCCCTGCCCTCGGTGCTCGACTACGACGTGATCGGCGCCGGCGCGACCTACCTGTACGGGCAGGGCGCCCGCTTCCCCTTCGGCCATGGGCTCGCGCTCGACACCCCGCACTGGTCGGCGCCGGAGATCGCGGCCGACGGCGAGCATCTCAGCGTCGCCCTGACCCTCAGCGCCCCGGAGGAGCGACGCACCGCCGGCCCGCTCCACGACGTGGTGCAGGTCTACGCCGATGTGCCCGCCTCCTCGTTCTCGCGGCGCCGCGTCCAGACCCCGGCCACCCGCCTCCTCGGCTTCGCGACCGTCGAGGTCCCGGAGGCCGGTGCACGGGAGGTGCAGCTGCGGATCCCATGGCGGCGACTGGCCCTGTACGCCCCGGACCTCGAGACGTGGGAGCTGCCCGACGGGCCGGTCACCGTGCGCCTGGCGCGGTCGAGCACCCGCACCGAGGCCCGGGCCGACGTCCAGGTCCCGGCAGCGCCCTGCCCGGAGCCGCCCGCGGGCGAGGTGATCCCCGCGCACCGCGCCGAGCGGCTCGTCGGCCTCTCCTACGGCCCGGCCACGCTGCTGACCGGCACCGAGCTGCGGCCGCGGTCCGCCGCGCCCGGGACGGCGGAGTTCGTCCTCCCCGCGGGCACCGAGGTGGTCGAGCTGCTCACCGCCCCGCGGACCACCGGTGCGCTCGCGAGCCGGGCCGGCACCGCGGAGCTCATCGACCCCGAGGCCGCCGACCCGTCGGCCGCTCCCGCGCTGCCCCTGCCGCACCAGGTCGCCGCCGACGGCGCTCGCCCCACCGGCCGGGTGCGCGTGCGTCTGAGCGGCCCGCTCGCGCTCCGCGGCCTCCGCGTGGCGCGCCCCTGA
- a CDS encoding YesL family protein → MRIDPEIRTFQGVTTFGTFAVLNVLYLLACLPVLTAGAATSALLEVAMRYTDGERGTPLRDFLVALVRNAPRATLVLLVLGAPIPLLLWVGWFWYLSGSALSLVAMLIAGLAALYLCGALLHGLALVAAFEAGPLRTVRNALLLPGADPLRTAGLVLLPVGSVLVVLAVPSTLFLLLTIGCSAGAVLAALLLRPIYRRLTGDA, encoded by the coding sequence ATGAGGATCGATCCGGAGATTCGTACCTTCCAGGGGGTGACGACCTTCGGCACCTTCGCGGTGCTCAACGTCCTCTACCTCCTGGCCTGCCTTCCGGTGCTCACTGCCGGAGCGGCCACCAGCGCGCTGCTCGAGGTGGCGATGCGGTACACGGACGGGGAGCGCGGCACGCCGCTGCGCGACTTCCTCGTGGCCCTGGTGCGCAACGCGCCTCGTGCCACCCTCGTGCTCCTCGTGCTCGGAGCGCCGATCCCGCTGCTCCTCTGGGTGGGGTGGTTCTGGTATCTCTCCGGATCGGCATTATCCCTGGTCGCAATGCTGATCGCGGGGCTCGCGGCGCTCTATCTGTGCGGCGCCCTGCTGCATGGTCTCGCACTGGTCGCGGCCTTCGAGGCGGGCCCTCTGCGCACGGTGCGCAACGCCCTCCTGCTGCCCGGCGCGGACCCTCTCCGCACCGCCGGGCTGGTGCTCCTGCCGGTCGGCTCGGTGCTCGTCGTGCTCGCCGTCCCGTCGACGCTCTTCCTGCTGCTGACCATCGGGTGCTCGGCCGGCGCCGTTCTCGCCGCCCTGCTGCTGCGGCCGATCTACCGCCGGCTCACGGGCGACGCCTGA
- a CDS encoding ABC transporter permease, translating to MAVPVNVSTVVATEREQVRSRRSRGAGRGGREARPPSHRRQSFGLFLTIVPFLVLIFVFSYLPLYGWIYSLFDYRPARGLFGSEFVGLQWFRMLVGSPTQVEQIVQVMLNTLAMSFLGIAASVLPLAFAVFLNEIRAKWFKNLVQTITTLPNFISWVLVYMIAFSMFSSTGMVNGLLENWGVISEPLKFLDSDEHVWLKMTLWGIWKTVGWGAILYLAAIAGIDQSLYESAKMDGAGRFHTMWHITVPQLMPTFFVLLLLAIANILNNGMEQYYVFQNAFNRETIEVLDLYVYNIGMTGGNLSLATAVSMLKSVISVALLLAVNALSKRVRGTSLV from the coding sequence ATGGCCGTCCCGGTGAATGTCAGCACCGTCGTCGCGACGGAGAGGGAGCAGGTGCGGTCGCGCCGTTCCCGCGGCGCGGGGCGAGGTGGTCGCGAGGCGCGCCCGCCCAGCCATCGGCGTCAGTCCTTCGGGCTGTTCCTCACGATCGTCCCCTTCCTCGTGCTGATCTTCGTGTTCAGCTACCTTCCGCTGTACGGCTGGATCTACTCGCTGTTCGACTACCGTCCGGCACGCGGTCTCTTCGGCAGCGAGTTCGTGGGGCTGCAGTGGTTCCGGATGCTCGTGGGGTCGCCCACCCAGGTGGAGCAGATCGTCCAGGTCATGCTGAACACGCTCGCGATGAGCTTCCTGGGCATCGCCGCCTCGGTGCTCCCGCTCGCCTTCGCGGTGTTCCTCAACGAGATCCGGGCGAAGTGGTTCAAGAACCTGGTGCAGACGATCACCACGCTGCCGAACTTCATCTCCTGGGTGCTCGTGTACATGATCGCGTTCTCGATGTTCTCCAGCACCGGCATGGTCAACGGCCTGCTGGAGAACTGGGGAGTGATCTCGGAGCCGCTGAAGTTCCTCGACAGCGACGAGCACGTGTGGCTGAAGATGACGCTGTGGGGCATCTGGAAGACGGTGGGCTGGGGCGCGATCCTCTATCTCGCGGCGATCGCCGGCATCGACCAGTCGCTGTACGAGTCCGCGAAGATGGACGGCGCCGGGCGCTTCCACACCATGTGGCACATCACCGTGCCGCAGCTGATGCCCACCTTCTTCGTGCTCCTCCTGCTGGCCATCGCCAACATCCTCAACAACGGGATGGAGCAGTACTACGTGTTCCAGAACGCGTTCAACCGGGAGACCATCGAGGTCCTCGACCTGTACGTCTACAACATCGGCATGACCGGCGGGAACCTCTCGCTGGCCACCGCGGTCAGCATGCTCAAGAGCGTCATCTCGGTGGCCCTGCTGCTGGCGGTCAACGCCCTGTCCAAGCGCGTTCGCGGCACGTCCCTGGTCTGA
- a CDS encoding carbohydrate ABC transporter permease codes for MTTSTLSRPRPAKIRDEKGTVPFSIVNYTVFALLAFVCGYPFYYLIVNSISANDLSALGEIRFLPQGMHLDNYRQVFDLDGLPRAAVISVARTVIGTIATVLASAYLGFMFTQQRLWKRQFWYRVVIITMYFNAGLIPIFIIVKSLGLTNSFWVYILPMVVQPFNIILVKTFVESMPSELQEAAEMDGASILQIFFRVYLPNMTPILATIAIFSAVAQWNSFQDTLIYITDQSLYTLQFLLYMYINQADSLAQAAQQSGGDLGAVAGAATSQTATSIRTTVAVVVVLPILFVYPLFQRYFVKGIMLGAVKG; via the coding sequence ATGACTACGTCCACCCTGTCCCGCCCGAGGCCCGCGAAGATCCGCGACGAGAAGGGGACCGTTCCGTTCTCGATCGTCAACTACACGGTGTTCGCGCTGCTCGCCTTCGTGTGCGGTTACCCGTTCTACTACCTCATCGTGAACTCGATCAGCGCCAACGACCTCTCGGCGCTGGGGGAGATCAGGTTCCTGCCCCAGGGCATGCACCTGGACAACTACCGCCAGGTGTTCGACCTCGACGGTCTTCCCCGTGCGGCCGTGATCTCCGTGGCCCGCACGGTGATCGGCACGATCGCGACGGTGCTCGCCTCGGCCTATCTCGGCTTCATGTTCACCCAGCAGCGGCTGTGGAAGCGGCAGTTCTGGTACCGCGTCGTCATCATCACGATGTACTTCAACGCCGGGCTGATCCCGATCTTCATCATCGTGAAGTCCCTGGGCCTGACCAACTCGTTCTGGGTCTACATCCTCCCGATGGTGGTGCAGCCCTTCAACATCATCCTCGTGAAGACCTTCGTGGAGTCGATGCCGAGCGAGCTCCAGGAGGCCGCCGAGATGGACGGTGCGAGCATCCTGCAGATCTTCTTCCGCGTGTACCTGCCGAACATGACGCCGATCCTCGCGACCATCGCGATCTTCTCCGCGGTCGCCCAGTGGAACAGCTTCCAGGACACGCTCATCTACATCACGGACCAGAGCCTCTACACCCTGCAGTTCCTGCTCTACATGTACATCAACCAGGCCGACAGCCTCGCCCAGGCCGCCCAGCAGTCCGGCGGCGACCTCGGTGCCGTCGCGGGCGCCGCGACCTCGCAGACGGCCACGTCCATCCGCACCACCGTCGCCGTGGTGGTGGTGCTCCCGATCCTCTTCGTCTACCCGCTGTTCCAGCGCTACTTCGTCAAGGGGATCATGCTCGGCGCCGTCAAGGGCTGA
- a CDS encoding ABC transporter substrate-binding protein — MSRPVARRSLLAGGLSLPLLGLGLSSCSSGPGAEEGPATPFPTAWDDQATIDVFDGLANQMGEQPGWFGHLVADEFALTLNVIAPNVAGGGDTLYNTRVAAGELGDLVLTDVGQKLDELIEGGLLMDVSSLYANMDSASRFDDAVQKVNEGKDGIYAIPTQVSSLKPTEPSEGIDPTFGPFVRWDLYKEVGYPEIGTLEDLLPVLKEMQDVAPEADNGGRVYALSLFNDWDGNYMNNAKQPCCYYGYDEVGFVLAKADGSDYQSILDSDSLYVRVLQWFFDANQMGLVDPDSTTQNYDSLFSKMQGGQVLFSFWPWQGQAAYNSEANMAEGKGFMIAPLADQKIFSYGAPAFGARQVFGVGSTAEDPERVAAFLDWLYSPAGVYSNSSQTMGAAGPQGLTWELNDDGKPELTDFGRDALLGDGATVPEEWGGGSYTDGASWLNVTTVLGNDEDPETGHPFNYKMWETYQQSVSNPLTEDWAGVMGGYATTMEYLNDNDMVLVAPGASYVAPQESSEVETIRNQVKAVIVENSWKMAFASDQATFDALLKDMQETAEGLGYQTVLDVDMANAEEQNALRESVAAEFG; from the coding sequence ATGTCCCGTCCCGTCGCCCGCCGCTCCCTTCTCGCAGGGGGGCTCTCGCTCCCGCTGCTCGGCCTCGGCCTCAGCTCCTGCTCCTCAGGGCCGGGGGCCGAGGAGGGCCCCGCCACCCCGTTCCCCACCGCCTGGGACGACCAGGCCACCATCGACGTCTTCGACGGCCTGGCGAACCAGATGGGGGAGCAGCCCGGATGGTTCGGCCACCTCGTCGCCGACGAGTTCGCGCTCACCCTGAACGTGATCGCCCCGAACGTCGCCGGTGGCGGCGACACCCTCTACAACACGCGCGTCGCCGCCGGCGAGCTGGGCGACCTCGTGCTCACTGACGTCGGCCAGAAGCTCGATGAGCTCATCGAGGGAGGACTCCTGATGGACGTCTCCTCGCTCTACGCCAACATGGACAGCGCGAGCCGCTTCGACGACGCCGTGCAGAAGGTCAACGAGGGGAAGGACGGGATCTATGCGATCCCCACCCAGGTCTCCTCGCTGAAGCCCACCGAGCCGAGCGAGGGCATCGACCCCACCTTCGGGCCGTTCGTGCGCTGGGACCTGTACAAGGAGGTCGGCTACCCCGAGATCGGCACCCTCGAGGATCTGCTGCCCGTCCTGAAGGAGATGCAGGACGTCGCTCCCGAGGCGGACAACGGCGGCCGGGTCTATGCCCTCTCCCTGTTCAACGACTGGGACGGCAACTACATGAACAACGCCAAGCAGCCCTGCTGCTACTACGGCTACGACGAGGTCGGCTTCGTGCTGGCGAAGGCGGACGGCTCCGACTACCAGTCGATCCTCGACTCGGACAGCCTCTATGTGCGAGTGCTGCAGTGGTTCTTCGACGCGAATCAGATGGGGCTGGTCGATCCCGACTCGACCACACAGAACTACGATTCGCTGTTCTCCAAGATGCAGGGCGGCCAGGTGCTGTTCTCCTTCTGGCCCTGGCAGGGCCAGGCCGCGTACAACAGCGAGGCGAACATGGCGGAGGGCAAGGGGTTCATGATCGCCCCTCTCGCCGACCAGAAGATCTTCTCCTACGGTGCCCCTGCCTTCGGTGCCCGTCAGGTGTTCGGTGTCGGCTCGACGGCAGAGGACCCTGAGCGTGTCGCGGCGTTCCTGGACTGGCTGTACTCGCCGGCGGGCGTCTACTCGAACAGCAGCCAGACGATGGGCGCCGCGGGCCCGCAGGGCCTCACGTGGGAGCTGAACGACGACGGGAAGCCCGAGCTGACAGATTTCGGACGCGACGCGCTGCTGGGAGACGGGGCGACCGTTCCCGAGGAGTGGGGAGGCGGGTCCTACACGGACGGCGCGTCCTGGCTGAACGTCACCACGGTTCTCGGCAACGACGAGGATCCCGAGACCGGCCACCCCTTCAACTACAAGATGTGGGAGACCTACCAGCAGTCGGTGTCGAACCCGCTCACGGAGGACTGGGCGGGGGTCATGGGCGGCTACGCGACCACGATGGAGTACCTCAACGACAACGACATGGTCCTGGTCGCGCCCGGCGCGAGCTACGTCGCGCCGCAGGAGAGCTCCGAGGTCGAGACCATCCGCAACCAGGTCAAGGCGGTCATCGTCGAGAACTCCTGGAAGATGGCCTTCGCCTCCGATCAGGCGACCTTCGATGCGCTGCTGAAGGACATGCAGGAGACCGCCGAGGGGCTCGGATATCAGACGGTGCTCGACGTGGACATGGCCAATGCCGAGGAGCAGAACGCGCTGCGGGAGTCGGTCGCGGCGGAGTTCGGCTGA
- a CDS encoding LacI family DNA-binding transcriptional regulator gives MATMTDIAREAGVSLSTVSYALSGKRPISDATRERVQAAIDRLDFHPRASARALALQRTSLLGLAVPQRPDVDDHVVMEFVGSILGAAHEQDYDVLLVTAEDHARTLRVAEEGKVDALIVMDVVEGDARIPSLARLHSPVVLIGNPQDAGGLACVDFDFLAGAMLAVRELHARGASRVAMLKPPSAGPDGPVPTYARRSRLGYAMACAELGMESHVVELPPEPEAVTSFVRDHLVEQREFDGLFVHHEPALALLGRTLLAQGVHCPDDLQVVAVSPADVAMNGPWEVSSVDIPIPAIGQTSVAMALERLSTHETPAHARLLSPAFVPRGTTRAR, from the coding sequence ATGGCCACGATGACCGACATCGCCAGGGAGGCGGGCGTCTCGCTGAGCACCGTCAGCTACGCGCTGAGCGGGAAGCGCCCGATCTCCGACGCCACCCGGGAGAGGGTCCAGGCGGCGATCGATCGGCTCGACTTCCATCCCCGTGCCAGCGCCCGGGCCCTGGCCCTGCAGCGCACCTCGCTGCTCGGCCTCGCGGTGCCCCAGCGGCCGGACGTCGACGATCACGTGGTGATGGAGTTCGTCGGCTCGATCCTCGGCGCCGCCCACGAGCAGGACTACGACGTGCTGCTGGTGACCGCCGAGGACCACGCGCGCACCCTCCGCGTGGCCGAGGAGGGCAAGGTGGACGCCCTGATCGTGATGGACGTCGTCGAGGGCGATGCGCGCATCCCCTCGCTGGCGCGACTGCACAGCCCCGTCGTGCTGATCGGGAATCCTCAGGACGCCGGGGGGCTCGCCTGCGTCGACTTCGACTTCCTCGCCGGCGCGATGCTCGCCGTGCGCGAACTCCATGCGCGCGGTGCCTCGCGCGTGGCGATGCTCAAGCCGCCGTCGGCCGGCCCGGACGGCCCGGTGCCCACCTACGCGCGACGCAGCCGACTCGGCTACGCGATGGCGTGCGCCGAACTGGGCATGGAGTCCCACGTGGTCGAGCTGCCCCCGGAGCCGGAGGCCGTCACCTCCTTCGTGCGCGACCATCTGGTGGAGCAGCGCGAGTTCGACGGTCTGTTCGTCCACCACGAGCCGGCGCTCGCCCTGCTCGGCCGGACGCTCCTCGCCCAGGGAGTGCACTGCCCCGACGACCTCCAGGTGGTCGCCGTCTCCCCCGCCGACGTCGCGATGAACGGCCCGTGGGAGGTCTCCTCCGTGGACATCCCGATCCCGGCGATCGGCCAGACCTCGGTCGCGATGGCGCTCGAGCGGCTGAGCACGCACGAGACCCCCGCGCACGCCCGCCTCCTCAGCCCCGCCTTCGTCCCCCGCGGCACCACCCGGGCCCGCTGA
- a CDS encoding carbohydrate ABC transporter permease yields the protein MTPTTRTAPSTRWIAPTALLWALAALFLIPVAWFLLSSFKPGSELFTWPLRLFPQDWTLDGYRTAWSRFDFQTYFLNTAFVAVVTTVFTVFVSACTGFALAKYRNRWVQAFFLMILATTMLPTEVIMPSTFAVILGLGLYNSLAGIIIPSIITATGIFMFRQFFLTVPDELLQAARIDGAGEFRIFFTLMLPIARPIIAVLAIFSFQWRWNDYIWPLLVLNDQDKYTLQIALRSIVGAENIDWSVLLGASVISLIPMVLLFLVFRRQIMNSDISSGLKD from the coding sequence ATGACCCCCACCACGCGCACGGCGCCGTCCACGCGCTGGATCGCACCGACGGCCCTGCTGTGGGCTCTCGCAGCGCTGTTCCTGATCCCCGTCGCCTGGTTCCTCCTGAGCTCCTTCAAGCCGGGCAGCGAGCTCTTCACCTGGCCGCTCCGCCTCTTCCCGCAGGACTGGACGCTGGACGGCTACCGCACCGCCTGGTCGCGGTTCGACTTCCAGACCTATTTCCTCAACACCGCCTTCGTCGCCGTGGTGACCACGGTCTTCACGGTGTTCGTGAGCGCATGCACGGGCTTCGCCCTCGCGAAGTACCGCAACCGCTGGGTCCAGGCCTTCTTCCTCATGATCCTCGCGACCACGATGCTCCCCACAGAGGTGATCATGCCGTCGACGTTCGCCGTGATCCTGGGGCTCGGTCTGTACAACTCGCTCGCGGGCATCATCATCCCCTCGATCATCACGGCGACCGGCATCTTCATGTTCCGGCAGTTCTTCCTGACGGTTCCCGACGAGCTCCTTCAGGCAGCTCGGATCGACGGTGCCGGAGAGTTCCGGATCTTCTTCACGCTGATGCTCCCGATCGCTCGGCCGATCATCGCGGTGCTGGCGATCTTCTCGTTCCAGTGGAGATGGAACGACTACATCTGGCCGCTGCTGGTGCTGAACGATCAGGACAAGTACACCCTCCAGATCGCGCTGCGCTCGATCGTCGGCGCCGAGAACATCGACTGGTCGGTCCTGCTGGGCGCCTCGGTGATCTCGCTGATCCCGATGGTGCTGCTGTTCCTGGTGTTCCGCCGTCAGATCATGAACTCCGACATCAGCTCCGGGCTCAAGGACTGA
- a CDS encoding carbohydrate ABC transporter permease, translated as MPTLTSPTDASPVAGPVRAGDGARRPNAVRERRRRGLVAAVFLLPAFVLFCLFFVGPAALGVLYSFTDYRGYGDAEFVGIENYSALLADSDFYTSLLRTFLYTAVAVPFGYFLSLFVSALLVSRHAKGTTVAQVIFFFPWLVSPIVTGVIFRWLFGENFGLVNYLLSSAGLNPLHWAADPNLALLVVILAGSWGGTAFSMLLFMAAMRNVPSSYLEAASLDGAGPVTRFVRITWPLLRPTSFMVILLGTIGAMKEFAMIQALNGGGPGTSNVLIVQYIYKTGFEQSKIGYASAASMVLMVILLAIALIQKRFDRSDLE; from the coding sequence ATGCCCACGCTCACCTCGCCCACCGACGCCTCCCCTGTCGCCGGCCCTGTCCGGGCCGGCGACGGGGCCAGGCGGCCCAATGCCGTTCGCGAGCGGAGACGACGCGGCCTCGTCGCCGCCGTCTTCCTCCTGCCGGCGTTCGTGCTCTTCTGCCTCTTCTTCGTCGGCCCTGCCGCCCTCGGGGTCCTGTACTCCTTCACGGACTACCGCGGCTACGGCGATGCGGAGTTCGTCGGGATCGAGAACTACAGCGCTCTGCTGGCCGACTCCGATTTCTACACGAGCCTGCTCCGCACCTTCCTGTACACCGCGGTCGCGGTGCCCTTCGGGTACTTCCTCTCCCTGTTCGTGAGCGCGCTCCTCGTCTCGCGGCACGCCAAGGGCACCACGGTCGCACAGGTGATCTTCTTCTTCCCCTGGCTCGTCTCGCCGATCGTCACGGGCGTGATCTTCCGCTGGCTGTTCGGGGAGAACTTCGGCCTGGTGAACTACCTGCTCTCCTCCGCAGGGCTGAACCCTCTGCACTGGGCGGCGGATCCGAACCTCGCACTCCTCGTGGTGATCCTCGCCGGTTCCTGGGGAGGGACCGCCTTCTCGATGCTGCTGTTCATGGCGGCGATGCGGAATGTCCCCTCGTCGTACCTGGAAGCGGCATCCCTGGACGGCGCGGGACCCGTCACGCGATTCGTCCGCATCACCTGGCCGCTGCTCCGCCCCACCTCTTTCATGGTGATCCTGCTGGGGACGATCGGTGCCATGAAGGAGTTCGCGATGATCCAGGCGCTCAACGGCGGCGGACCGGGGACTTCGAACGTCCTCATCGTCCAGTACATCTACAAGACCGGTTTCGAGCAGTCGAAGATCGGATATGCGAGCGCCGCCTCGATGGTGCTGATGGTGATCCTTCTGGCCATCGCCCTGATCCAGAAGCGCTTCGACAGGAGTGATCTCGAATGA